Proteins encoded together in one candidate division TA06 bacterium window:
- a CDS encoding class I SAM-dependent methyltransferase codes for MGDNKRNVESDPAGSDTIAHKIYLGDLLRQQITPSALDALTLPTGSQGLDAGCGIGSHLLPLAEAVGSEGRVTGLDISPEFLARARETVENSNLLDRISLQEGNVNNLPFNDNTFDWAWSSDCVGYPVGAPQSSLKELTRVVKPGGTVAILGWSSQQVLPGYPVLEARLNARASCVIPYVKGERAEYNFLRALGWFRDAGFEETTVETFVGDVQAPLSDELRSALLMVFDMLWGELQTELTPEDRKEYQRLCLAESPDLILNLPDYYAFLTYTMFHGKVPG; via the coding sequence ATGGGAGACAACAAAAGAAACGTGGAAAGCGACCCGGCCGGCAGTGACACCATCGCACACAAGATATACTTGGGGGATCTTCTAAGGCAGCAAATCACTCCCTCGGCGTTAGATGCCCTCACGCTTCCCACAGGAAGCCAAGGGCTTGACGCTGGATGTGGTATCGGCAGTCATCTCCTTCCTCTTGCAGAGGCGGTCGGATCTGAGGGACGTGTCACCGGCCTCGATATATCCCCAGAATTCCTCGCTCGCGCAAGAGAGACTGTAGAAAACTCGAATTTGTTAGATCGAATCTCCCTTCAAGAAGGGAATGTGAATAATCTCCCGTTCAATGACAACACCTTTGACTGGGCATGGAGTTCCGACTGCGTCGGATACCCCGTTGGTGCTCCTCAGTCATCGCTGAAGGAGCTCACGCGGGTTGTCAAACCCGGCGGCACCGTGGCCATTCTCGGCTGGTCATCGCAACAGGTGCTTCCTGGATATCCAGTGCTTGAGGCAAGGTTGAATGCCCGTGCTTCATGTGTCATACCCTACGTCAAGGGGGAGAGGGCCGAGTACAACTTCCTGCGTGCGCTAGGTTGGTTTCGCGACGCAGGCTTTGAGGAAACCACAGTCGAGACCTTTGTGGGCGACGTTCAAGCACCACTCAGCGATGAGTTACGCAGTGCCCTACTCATGGTCTTTGATATGCTCTGGGGTGAACTCCAGACAGAGCTGACCCCGGAAGACCGAAAGGAATACCAGCGTCTATGTCTGGCTGAGTCGCCAGACCTCATCTTGAATCTTCCGGATTACTACGCCTTTCTTACCTACACCATGTTCCACGGCAAGGTCCCCGGATAA
- a CDS encoding glycosyltransferase family 1 protein, whose protein sequence is MKIAILSRWNTACGVSLHAELIGREWVKNGHSLTVFAPNNIRSVGEDEGYVIRCFSDEGDHTETYFDPEPFLDIDYEFLVVERVEWVPLEPLKECFPEIKKKAKTVYVVHERKLPTNPLFYEFDWDALVCFDERYRQQWTKRFGEDKIHLIPYPAGYISKGDKQKARRELDLPLDRKIVFSYGWAPELHIFPILPALQRLSENHPFLYLVLADPKYIAADIGPLKDYEFIQLRHELAPIERLYTYLHASDAYLIHKEKEEVQKGEAVVPSAILMCLGVSTPIITSNTEFAWFLNEEVMKYSSDNELCNLLIDVVEGGEIVNTTLKRAEEYATKFSPERIARGFMELFEKFL, encoded by the coding sequence ATGAAGATAGCGATACTATCCAGATGGAACACCGCTTGTGGAGTGTCGCTGCACGCTGAACTCATAGGGAGAGAATGGGTGAAGAATGGTCATAGCTTGACCGTCTTTGCGCCCAACAACATAAGATCTGTGGGTGAGGATGAAGGCTACGTGATCAGATGTTTCAGTGACGAGGGCGACCATACAGAGACTTATTTCGATCCAGAGCCCTTCCTGGATATAGATTACGAATTCCTCGTCGTGGAGAGGGTGGAGTGGGTTCCCCTTGAGCCGCTGAAGGAATGCTTTCCTGAGATTAAGAAAAAGGCAAAGACGGTCTACGTGGTGCATGAAAGGAAGCTACCTACGAATCCATTATTTTATGAGTTCGACTGGGATGCTTTAGTCTGTTTTGATGAACGTTACAGGCAGCAGTGGACAAAACGGTTTGGCGAAGACAAGATCCACTTGATTCCTTACCCTGCAGGTTACATATCCAAGGGAGATAAACAGAAAGCCAGGCGAGAGCTCGATTTGCCCTTGGATAGAAAGATAGTATTCAGCTATGGCTGGGCGCCAGAATTGCATATCTTCCCCATACTTCCTGCACTCCAAAGGCTAAGTGAAAATCATCCATTTCTGTATCTTGTTCTGGCTGACCCAAAGTACATTGCAGCAGACATCGGACCACTAAAAGATTATGAATTCATACAGTTGAGGCATGAGCTTGCACCGATAGAACGACTCTACACCTATCTCCATGCTTCAGACGCATACCTCATCCACAAGGAGAAGGAGGAGGTGCAGAAGGGCGAGGCGGTCGTGCCGAGCGCGATTTTGATGTGTTTGGGAGTCTCTACTCCCATAATCACGTCAAATACAGAATTTGCCTGGTTCTTGAATGAGGAAGTGATGAAGTACTCAAGCGACAACGAACTCTGCAATCTATTGATTGATGTGGTTGAGGGAGGGGAAATCGTCAACACAACCTTGAAGAGAGCCGAGGAGTATGCGACTAAATTCTCCCCAGAAAGAATCGCAAGGGGATTTATGGAGTTATTCGAGAAGTTCTTGTGA
- a CDS encoding B12-binding domain-containing radical SAM protein: MRVHLISPRPPFVGATKRDKAIQFSRLSLVTVAALFPEDAEVQIINDSIDTIDFDQKVDLVGITSMTSTAPRAYEIADRFREKGVPVILGGFHVTALPQEASLHADAVIMGEAEGVMHDVINDLQIGKLKKFYQATEMPSLVGLPLPRWDLLNGSKYYSEVNMVQTTRGCPFNCAFCSVSDFYGRTYRTRPIPDVIREIKELSNRTVIFFVDDNIAGRPSYAKKLFKALIPLNIKWFGQGSVMIARDRELLELAARSGCLGLFMGFESLSNSNLRQVGKATNNVRNYSTVIKKIHGSGIGIVGAFIFGLDSDDDGVFEETVRFIENNQLELASFAILTPLPGTRLLKSMKEQGRIIELDWAKYTLGEVVFRPKLLTVDQLKDGYNWTRKHMSSYSSIFRRTLHFRKTALLSLPLNLLMRKSSRKFLKNARASRRA; the protein is encoded by the coding sequence ATGCGTGTACATCTGATTTCGCCTAGACCACCATTTGTTGGTGCTACCAAGAGAGACAAAGCCATCCAATTCTCCCGTCTGAGTTTGGTGACTGTTGCGGCGCTATTCCCCGAAGATGCAGAGGTTCAAATAATCAATGACAGTATAGACACAATAGACTTCGACCAAAAGGTGGATCTAGTAGGCATAACTTCAATGACCTCCACCGCACCTCGCGCATACGAAATCGCTGACAGGTTTCGAGAAAAGGGCGTGCCTGTCATCCTTGGCGGTTTTCACGTAACAGCGTTGCCGCAAGAGGCCTCCTTGCATGCTGATGCAGTCATTATGGGCGAGGCGGAAGGTGTAATGCATGACGTGATAAATGACCTCCAGATCGGAAAGCTAAAAAAGTTCTATCAGGCTACCGAGATGCCGAGCCTTGTTGGTCTCCCTTTGCCAAGATGGGACCTCTTGAATGGGAGCAAATACTATAGTGAAGTGAACATGGTTCAAACCACGAGAGGGTGTCCTTTCAACTGCGCCTTTTGCAGCGTCTCTGACTTCTACGGACGAACGTATCGCACAAGACCAATTCCAGATGTAATCAGGGAGATCAAAGAATTGAGCAATCGAACCGTAATATTCTTTGTCGACGATAATATCGCCGGACGTCCGTCCTATGCCAAAAAACTGTTCAAAGCCTTGATTCCTTTGAACATCAAGTGGTTCGGACAGGGCTCTGTAATGATCGCCAGAGACAGAGAATTGCTCGAACTTGCCGCCAGGAGCGGATGTTTGGGTCTATTCATGGGTTTTGAATCATTGTCCAACAGCAACTTAAGGCAAGTGGGCAAGGCAACGAACAATGTCCGGAACTACAGCACGGTCATCAAGAAGATACACGGTAGTGGCATTGGAATAGTCGGCGCCTTTATTTTTGGCCTCGATTCGGACGATGATGGAGTTTTCGAGGAAACGGTCCGTTTCATCGAAAATAATCAACTTGAGCTAGCAAGCTTCGCCATTCTCACACCCCTACCTGGAACACGGCTGCTTAAATCCATGAAAGAACAAGGAAGAATAATCGAACTTGATTGGGCCAAATATACTTTGGGAGAGGTCGTTTTTCGTCCCAAACTACTTACTGTCGACCAGCTTAAGGATGGCTACAACTGGACAAGAAAGCATATGTCCTCATATAGCTCGATATTTCGGAGGACACTCCATTTCAGAAAAACAGCGCTCTTATCGCTTCCGCTGAATCTGCTGATGAGAAAGTCAAGCCGCAAATTTCTGAAGAACGCCAGGGCTTCTCGGAGAGCATGA
- a CDS encoding DUF4202 family protein, with protein sequence MDSMDGIENHIVSIIGRSLLPEDPIHARNTLEWLLRLRPDADKALRIAALGHDIERAIEERKVRRKNYGSYEEFKDAHALNSARILAEIMREHDMGRELIDDVFYLVRHHEEGGEERTNVLCHADSISFFNVNLPYYFSRNSLEETRDRCLWGLRRLSGSLREIVVSFRYKNKELQPLLMTWISDFSRVLTPEVPAP encoded by the coding sequence ATGGATAGTATGGATGGCATAGAAAATCATATCGTCTCGATCATAGGAAGGTCTCTTCTGCCTGAAGACCCTATCCATGCCAGAAATACACTGGAATGGCTGCTCAGACTCAGGCCTGATGCTGATAAGGCTTTAAGGATAGCGGCTCTGGGTCACGATATTGAGAGAGCTATTGAAGAGCGAAAAGTGAGGCGCAAGAACTACGGGAGCTACGAGGAGTTCAAAGATGCCCATGCTCTAAACAGTGCCAGAATCCTGGCAGAAATAATGAGAGAGCATGATATGGGTAGAGAACTGATAGACGATGTCTTCTACCTGGTTCGACATCATGAGGAAGGTGGAGAAGAAAGGACCAATGTCTTATGCCATGCCGACAGCATCTCGTTCTTTAATGTAAACCTGCCCTACTATTTCTCCCGCAATAGTCTGGAGGAAACAAGAGACAGGTGTCTGTGGGGACTCAGAAGGCTTTCTGGAAGCCTGCGGGAGATTGTCGTCAGTTTTAGATACAAGAATAAGGAACTTCAGCCATTGCTGATGACCTGGATTAGTGATTTCTCACGGGTTCTCACCCCCGAAGTCCCTGCACCCTAA
- a CDS encoding alpha/beta fold hydrolase encodes MSCTPKSRDEGVEGFWESTLKYPGVEERIVFKFFRMPDGTLKAAMLRPDVTDGEIPVSKLALEDGHLHLEITSLNVSFDGQIRPQGSVIEGQWKHRTFSQPLSLRRVTEVSKRRRPQEPVPPYPYDKEDVVYTDTDARCQLAGTLTLPRRPRPCPAVLLISGGGAQNRDGMILGHRPFLVLADYLSRRGIAVLRVDDRGVGASTGDRSQATSEDYAKDALAGIDFLKERREINPHLIGLMGHSEGGIIAALAAAQSRDVAFVVMMASPGLPGREYLLQYEESTQRALGSSEETVAANRVLQDRILATLEKEENQALTRTKLRQILEELDPPVPEHRLEAALKRFLSPWYRFLVRHDNGATVRKVKCPVLAIFGEKDIQVPPNGNLEAVEHALKRGGNKNYRVVELPSLNHLFQTAETGAPSEYAEIEETLSPVALELIAGWIREHTGVD; translated from the coding sequence ATGAGTTGCACTCCAAAGTCCAGGGACGAGGGCGTCGAAGGATTCTGGGAAAGCACCCTGAAGTACCCAGGTGTTGAAGAGAGGATCGTGTTCAAGTTCTTCAGGATGCCTGACGGCACGTTGAAAGCCGCAATGCTCAGACCAGACGTGACAGACGGTGAGATCCCTGTGAGCAAGCTCGCCTTAGAGGATGGACACCTGCATCTGGAAATAACATCCTTGAATGTTTCCTTTGATGGCCAGATCAGACCTCAAGGATCAGTCATCGAGGGCCAGTGGAAGCACCGGACATTCTCCCAACCACTGTCCCTGAGAAGAGTGACAGAGGTTTCCAAACGCCGCCGGCCGCAAGAGCCGGTTCCTCCCTATCCATATGACAAAGAAGACGTGGTCTATACAGATACCGATGCACGGTGTCAGCTCGCGGGCACTTTAACCTTGCCTCGGCGGCCACGCCCGTGCCCTGCCGTGCTGCTTATCTCAGGGGGCGGAGCCCAGAATCGCGACGGAATGATTCTGGGGCATCGTCCATTCTTGGTGCTGGCCGACTACCTGAGCCGCCGCGGGATAGCCGTTCTCCGCGTTGACGACCGGGGAGTGGGCGCCTCGACCGGTGACCGGTCACAGGCGACCAGCGAGGACTACGCCAAGGACGCACTGGCCGGAATCGACTTCCTCAAGGAACGCCGTGAGATCAATCCCCACCTCATTGGGCTCATGGGCCACAGTGAAGGAGGTATCATCGCTGCGCTGGCCGCGGCACAATCCCGGGACGTCGCCTTTGTCGTGATGATGGCAAGTCCGGGCCTGCCTGGCCGGGAATACCTCCTCCAATATGAGGAATCGACCCAGAGAGCGTTGGGGTCAAGCGAGGAGACTGTGGCTGCGAACCGGGTACTACAGGATCGCATTCTCGCCACGTTAGAGAAGGAAGAGAATCAGGCACTCACCAGGACCAAGCTTCGCCAGATTCTAGAAGAGCTTGATCCCCCCGTGCCCGAGCACAGGTTAGAAGCGGCTCTGAAGAGATTTCTCTCACCATGGTACCGTTTCCTCGTAAGACACGATAATGGAGCTACGGTCAGAAAGGTGAAGTGTCCCGTGCTCGCGATCTTTGGCGAAAAAGATATTCAGGTCCCACCCAATGGAAACCTGGAAGCTGTCGAACACGCGCTCAAGAGAGGAGGTAACAAGAACTACAGAGTGGTGGAACTACCGAGTCTCAACCATCTGTTTCAGACCGCCGAAACCGGGGCTCCCTCTGAGTACGCAGAGATTGAAGAGACCCTCTCGCCAGTGGCATTGGAATTGATTGCCGGGTGGATCCGAGAGCACACAGGAGTTGATTGA
- a CDS encoding B12-binding domain-containing radical SAM protein yields MPSSEYLDPTRQSSIGHCTFLAKHFPEWQGSTDCLTFRPFSHRVDQQYQNPPDWGFFGEMFMEQRKTKEIKRIVGIEPGSPGLHIFSKFRLPRLGLPLLGKILTLEGYEVRIYCQDVSRIDWDDVWRADLVLISSITSTAPEAYKIAEDLRNRDIPVVLGGSHVTFKPEEALEFADYVVRGEGEQTIVELVRWLRDGDHSNLSDIKGLSFRMDGKFHHNLSRPLLQDLDSLPYPDLSLIQGFDKTGVVPMITSRGCPFDCTFCSVTKMFGRRFRFCSGTKVIDEIENLRQEFPGKPFFFYDDNFTASPHRTRLLLREILRRRIPLQWAAQTRADVAKDEGLIALMKQAGCHRLFIGLESTNPETLKAYKKNQTVEEIEECLEVLHKHDISVHGMFVLGGDDDDLATISSTVRFALRKKIGTVQFIILTPLPGTDFYREMVSQGRLINEEWSEYDGHHVKFIPRKISAWRLQAATMPGAMVRFYSLWQCLRLLLKGERSFLARIYGRWYLWIWRRHNHRFLGSLRRSSRSKTSRTL; encoded by the coding sequence ATGCCCTCGTCTGAGTATCTTGACCCAACTCGCCAGAGTAGTATAGGGCATTGCACCTTTCTTGCCAAGCATTTTCCAGAGTGGCAGGGCAGCACAGATTGCTTGACATTTCGACCCTTTTCTCATAGAGTTGACCAACAGTATCAGAATCCCCCGGACTGGGGCTTTTTCGGAGAAATGTTTATGGAGCAAAGGAAGACGAAGGAGATAAAGAGAATCGTCGGAATCGAACCCGGATCTCCCGGACTCCATATTTTCAGCAAGTTTCGTCTGCCTCGTCTGGGCCTGCCTTTACTTGGTAAGATTCTCACTCTTGAAGGCTATGAGGTCAGGATCTATTGCCAGGACGTGAGCAGAATCGACTGGGATGATGTCTGGCGTGCTGATCTGGTCCTCATCTCGAGCATCACCAGTACTGCTCCAGAGGCGTACAAAATTGCTGAAGACCTAAGGAATCGGGATATCCCAGTGGTACTCGGTGGCTCCCATGTCACTTTCAAGCCTGAAGAGGCGCTGGAGTTTGCTGACTATGTCGTTCGAGGAGAAGGAGAACAGACAATTGTTGAGCTTGTAAGATGGCTGAGAGACGGTGACCACAGCAACCTTTCTGACATTAAGGGGCTGTCCTTTCGGATGGACGGCAAATTCCATCACAATCTTTCTCGTCCACTCTTACAGGATCTCGATTCACTTCCTTATCCCGATCTATCTCTGATTCAAGGATTTGACAAGACCGGGGTCGTACCGATGATCACCTCCAGAGGCTGCCCCTTCGACTGCACTTTCTGCTCGGTCACAAAGATGTTTGGCAGGCGATTCAGGTTCTGCAGTGGCACGAAAGTGATTGATGAGATCGAGAACCTCCGTCAGGAGTTCCCCGGTAAGCCCTTCTTCTTCTACGATGACAATTTCACGGCAAGCCCTCATAGGACCAGGCTACTGCTCAGAGAGATCCTGAGAAGGCGGATACCCCTTCAATGGGCAGCTCAGACGAGGGCGGATGTGGCCAAGGACGAAGGACTCATAGCTCTTATGAAACAGGCAGGCTGTCATCGTCTCTTCATCGGACTTGAGTCAACCAATCCTGAGACCCTCAAGGCTTACAAGAAGAACCAGACAGTTGAAGAGATTGAAGAGTGTCTTGAGGTTCTCCATAAACATGACATCAGTGTGCACGGGATGTTCGTTCTAGGAGGGGATGACGACGACCTCGCTACTATTAGCAGTACAGTGAGATTTGCTTTAAGGAAGAAGATTGGCACCGTTCAATTCATCATCCTCACGCCTCTTCCTGGTACAGACTTCTATCGAGAGATGGTTTCACAAGGAAGACTTATTAATGAAGAATGGAGCGAATATGACGGACATCATGTGAAATTTATACCTCGGAAGATTTCCGCGTGGAGATTGCAGGCCGCGACAATGCCAGGCGCCATGGTCAGATTCTACTCCCTCTGGCAATGCCTTAGGCTCTTGCTGAAAGGCGAGAGGAGCTTTCTGGCAAGGATTTATGGCCGCTGGTACCTCTGGATATGGAGACGACACAATCACCGCTTTCTGGGCAGTTTGAGAAGATCTTCCCGTTCTAAAACATCCAGGACGCTCTGA
- a CDS encoding glycosyltransferase has product MKIAYVSTYLPKQCGIATYTDYLIHGIRKVDPASQMTVVAERGASPIVDRNFEVNPCWDRNEDYAEPILSHTKGADVVHIQHEYSIYSFDDRLPSVLEGLDRDIKKVITIHCVRPAQFSERGAVDEKFAARIAALSDEVIVHLPSQRAILTRLGVPSDKIHVIPHGTELSDEDSRASRKRLELPEEGKIMLMFGFVKPHKCLHIVVEALSEILKEVEDVYLFVAGGLAPTAKNKEKDYVEELTSKIEDLGLQSNVIFPNRFFPNSDVPYLFGACDVVLFPYYEEDRSASGSFHLAIGAKKPVVASRIPKFEELGEICDELLVLPFNSSGIAKMVLRLRQDDEFHRYVTDRTEEYRNLTSWQAVAGQHLRLYNRVPG; this is encoded by the coding sequence GTGAAGATCGCCTACGTATCAACATATCTTCCCAAGCAGTGTGGTATAGCTACCTACACAGATTACCTCATCCACGGGATAAGAAAGGTGGACCCTGCATCACAGATGACGGTTGTTGCTGAACGTGGAGCGTCCCCAATCGTGGACAGGAACTTCGAGGTAAATCCATGTTGGGATAGAAACGAAGATTATGCGGAGCCCATTCTCTCACATACAAAAGGTGCTGATGTCGTTCACATTCAACATGAATATAGCATATACAGCTTTGACGATAGGTTACCCTCAGTACTTGAAGGGTTGGATAGAGACATCAAGAAGGTAATAACCATTCATTGTGTGAGACCAGCTCAATTCTCTGAAAGAGGCGCAGTTGATGAGAAGTTTGCCGCAAGAATCGCTGCTCTTTCAGATGAGGTTATCGTTCATCTTCCATCGCAGAGGGCCATACTGACTCGGCTGGGAGTACCATCAGACAAGATTCACGTTATTCCTCATGGGACGGAGCTGAGTGATGAAGACTCAAGAGCATCCAGAAAGAGGCTTGAGTTGCCTGAAGAGGGGAAGATAATGCTGATGTTTGGGTTCGTCAAACCACACAAGTGTCTGCACATAGTGGTAGAGGCGCTTAGCGAGATACTGAAGGAAGTTGAAGATGTGTATCTGTTCGTTGCCGGAGGTCTTGCTCCTACCGCTAAGAATAAAGAAAAGGACTATGTTGAAGAACTCACCAGCAAGATAGAAGACCTTGGCCTTCAGAGTAACGTTATTTTCCCCAACAGGTTTTTCCCTAATAGTGACGTACCTTATCTATTTGGTGCTTGCGATGTTGTTCTGTTCCCTTATTACGAAGAGGATAGATCTGCATCTGGTTCATTCCATCTGGCAATAGGGGCAAAAAAGCCTGTCGTGGCCTCAAGGATACCCAAGTTTGAAGAATTAGGAGAAATATGCGATGAGCTACTCGTTCTCCCATTCAACTCTTCGGGGATAGCGAAAATGGTCCTCCGGCTTCGCCAAGATGACGAGTTTCACAGGTATGTGACTGATCGTACCGAAGAATACAGAAATCTCACCTCGTGGCAGGCAGTAGCAGGTCAACATCTACGGTTGTACAATAGGGTACCAGGATGA